The following are from one region of the Qipengyuania flava genome:
- a CDS encoding RidA family protein — MSVETTLADLGITLPEAAAPVASYQPLVVSGNTAYISGQLPFVDGALVTGKLGDSVTLEQGQEAARACGMMILAQLKAAGLLERVERIVKLGGFVASTPDFTDQPKVVNGCSDLMAEVFGDAGKHARSAVGVPVLPLDAAVEVDAIVALKA; from the coding sequence ATGAGCGTCGAAACCACCCTGGCCGATCTCGGCATTACCCTGCCGGAAGCCGCCGCCCCCGTCGCCAGCTACCAGCCGCTCGTGGTGAGCGGGAACACGGCTTACATCTCGGGCCAGCTGCCCTTCGTTGATGGTGCGCTCGTGACCGGCAAGCTCGGCGATAGCGTCACGCTCGAACAAGGGCAGGAAGCGGCGCGCGCCTGCGGGATGATGATCCTTGCGCAGCTGAAAGCCGCCGGCCTGCTCGAACGGGTGGAGCGCATCGTGAAGCTCGGCGGGTTCGTGGCCAGTACGCCGGATTTCACCGACCAGCCCAAGGTCGTGAACGGCTGCAGCGACCTCATGGCCGAGGTCTTCGGCGATGCTGGCAAGCATGCGCGCAGCGCGGTCGGCGTCCCGGTCCTTCCGCTCGACGCCGCTGTCGAGGTCGATGCGATTGTTGCTCTCAAGGCTTGA